In Flammeovirgaceae bacterium 311, one DNA window encodes the following:
- a CDS encoding PA14 domain-containing protein (COG4099 Predicted peptidase) gives MNSWLFWRLPLALRYYSLRKIFFIPCIPDLLFKEQRSVFFMKKMLFFLPLMLSYSFGLLAQNCPPLPPSDDKVYSWCYTKDVATNWDTSPYKAYIINGMPFRLLFPKDYNSSPSSKKYPLMILIHGIGEKGTDNNHQLQYGGKNHLDAVNSGKFDGFIMAPQSPTEYFNSGERAKILKFIEYAIANYRVDEFRVQLQGYSAGGGTAWKMAYENPKVFSGIIPMSSADATVAGYAATLKYTAVWHSQGGRDDSPKPVSGNNVASKFRAVGANYRYTYYHELGHGTWKAMYLEPDFFSFMMQNSTLRIHALNFKYNFCTGESISGIMGVKHGFEGYEWRKDGAATGGNSNELQFSGEGQYTVRIKHKGVWSAWSAPLKVQRIAPTATPTIVATGPTALPTLDGRTSVTLRAPKGFQNYKWSNGSTLDSLVVKSAGTYSASVTEAFGCPSANSAPIVVTVNKVGVLPSPSNLVAATESVTQLNLHWNDNSTNELGFEVYRGKTASGPWVLASQLPANTTTYQDKQLETYTRYFYSVRAYNNSGGSQYATGSGKTMADAVAPAAPGDLQVIKTTRSSIDLNWLPASDNADQQADLVYEVYTNNQSTLLGTTTKTEFSVKNLAEKQLYNFAVRAVDQQGNRSAFSNQASGGTYINGLSYTYYQGNINTVNEVTGLPVVKKGITPTVDIISHRQKNDYFAFRFEGFLNIATAGTYTFFTKSDDGSTVRINGTLVVNNDGIHSSTNEKSGTISLTPGFHPITILYFERTGSGEMLEVRWQGPGISKQLMPGTAFKESISIPKPPTAPTAATATAVDYHSNLIKWTDNSSNESSFEVFRSTSNTGPYVLVKKTAANATQYQDADLASATKYFYKVRAAGSTGESDFAGKGSDGTWINATTKSATGTLTAPNTLTVSRKSSTSVLLSWKDNSGNEEGFEVYRNDVLISQVNNNIISYLDESASGTTTHTYKVRAYNSSGTSGWSNAVNLGLQDHGNNKAPVIAGFPGVVVAPEGTTTEVHFDLSDPNGDALTLISRYLPQFASIEKVSSTKAKVVVNPTVKHIGYYTGIQFTATDGSLETDVSFNINVKNSEKTATYINFTYTHPELAPKPWNNTNVFAGSANKIIPGNKNLLDENGKSTNYYLTLVQPFSGNKSYGESSLDNTGLYPNAVSKSAYIINPGKTAQFKISGLKASLRYNLVFYGSSIYKSNNGTTKYTVGSETVMLDVQSNSDKTVQINGLKADANGEVWVTVTGSSNATKGGYLNAMVIEQYDDNGLVLRPGRLTAQAVSKTQIDLSWTDNSYQETGFEIWRRTLPSGSFAKIATNAANTTLYSDKGLAENTGYEYRIRAASGTKFSAYSEIKQSATLQYEVYLNMNKDSQTKAELPWNNLTKLPVTGNAWYNLKDASAQSTYLNFKLLEGFDGSNNFGPDAKGLGIYPDRVIKSFYFNEVGSVAYIRVYGLNPDLIYNFRFFASTAFGTENGVSEYRIGNKKVTLDAQSNLKNTAVIRDIEATGGDVIIEVEAGEFARYGYLTALVIEARDGSREAAGASANTTKTEEMITSARVAEDQPVVQETLVYPNPTNGILFVSHTASGESACLLQVTDLRGKTIYSQEVRTEKGDNTFFIDLSNSGIDKGIYILRIQSDAAESRFVRFIKH, from the coding sequence ATGAATAGCTGGTTGTTCTGGCGTCTTCCTTTAGCCTTGAGATACTATTCTTTAAGGAAAATATTTTTTATTCCCTGTATTCCTGACTTACTTTTTAAAGAGCAACGTTCTGTATTTTTTATGAAAAAAATGCTGTTCTTCCTGCCCTTGATGCTGTCTTACAGCTTCGGGCTACTGGCACAAAATTGTCCGCCACTACCGCCATCGGACGATAAAGTGTATAGCTGGTGCTACACCAAAGACGTAGCCACCAACTGGGATACCTCACCTTACAAGGCCTACATTATCAATGGTATGCCTTTCCGCCTCCTGTTTCCAAAAGATTACAACTCCTCGCCATCAAGCAAAAAGTATCCGCTGATGATACTCATACACGGTATTGGTGAAAAGGGCACTGATAACAATCATCAACTGCAGTATGGAGGCAAAAACCACCTTGATGCCGTGAACAGCGGCAAGTTTGATGGTTTTATCATGGCACCCCAATCGCCTACCGAGTACTTCAATAGCGGCGAACGTGCCAAAATATTGAAATTTATTGAGTACGCCATTGCTAACTACCGGGTAGATGAGTTTAGGGTACAGCTGCAGGGTTACTCTGCAGGAGGCGGAACAGCCTGGAAAATGGCTTATGAAAATCCAAAAGTCTTTTCGGGCATTATCCCCATGTCGTCGGCAGATGCCACAGTAGCCGGCTATGCAGCCACACTTAAATATACAGCCGTATGGCACTCACAGGGAGGCCGCGACGACAGCCCCAAACCTGTATCTGGCAATAATGTGGCCAGCAAGTTCAGAGCAGTTGGCGCTAACTACCGTTATACATACTATCACGAGCTGGGCCACGGCACTTGGAAAGCCATGTACCTGGAGCCCGACTTTTTCTCCTTTATGATGCAGAACTCAACCCTGCGCATCCATGCCCTTAACTTTAAATACAACTTCTGTACCGGCGAGTCTATATCAGGCATCATGGGTGTTAAACATGGTTTTGAAGGATATGAGTGGAGAAAAGACGGTGCAGCAACAGGCGGCAACAGCAACGAGCTTCAGTTTTCCGGAGAAGGTCAATATACCGTCCGTATCAAACACAAAGGAGTATGGTCAGCATGGTCTGCTCCCCTGAAAGTTCAACGCATAGCCCCCACTGCCACACCTACCATTGTAGCGACCGGCCCTACGGCACTGCCCACCCTTGATGGCAGAACCTCAGTTACTTTACGAGCTCCCAAAGGTTTTCAAAACTATAAATGGTCAAACGGATCTACCCTGGATAGCCTGGTTGTGAAGAGCGCCGGCACCTATAGTGCCTCAGTAACAGAAGCCTTTGGCTGCCCCAGCGCCAACTCTGCACCCATTGTTGTTACAGTTAATAAGGTAGGAGTTCTTCCCTCACCATCTAACCTGGTAGCAGCAACCGAATCAGTTACACAGCTAAATCTTCACTGGAATGATAACAGCACCAATGAACTGGGCTTTGAAGTATACCGCGGCAAAACTGCGTCGGGTCCCTGGGTACTGGCTTCCCAGCTCCCAGCCAATACCACCACTTATCAGGATAAACAGCTTGAAACTTATACCCGCTATTTTTATTCTGTACGCGCCTACAATAATAGCGGCGGCTCCCAGTATGCTACAGGCAGCGGTAAAACTATGGCAGATGCTGTGGCACCTGCAGCCCCTGGTGATCTACAGGTGATAAAAACCACCAGAAGCAGCATTGACCTAAATTGGCTGCCGGCCAGCGATAATGCCGATCAGCAGGCCGATCTGGTGTATGAGGTTTATACTAATAACCAGTCAACCCTCCTGGGCACCACGACAAAAACTGAATTTTCAGTAAAAAACCTAGCTGAAAAGCAGCTTTACAATTTTGCTGTGAGAGCGGTAGACCAGCAGGGAAACCGTTCGGCGTTCAGCAACCAGGCAAGCGGGGGCACCTATATTAACGGATTGTCCTATACTTACTATCAGGGGAACATCAATACTGTGAATGAAGTAACAGGCCTGCCGGTTGTCAAAAAAGGCATAACGCCTACTGTTGATATAATTTCCCATCGTCAAAAAAATGATTACTTCGCCTTCAGGTTTGAAGGATTTTTAAACATCGCCACCGCAGGCACTTACACCTTCTTTACCAAATCTGATGATGGCAGTACTGTCAGGATTAATGGTACGCTGGTTGTAAACAATGATGGCATTCATAGCAGCACAAATGAAAAGTCAGGTACCATCAGCCTCACTCCTGGCTTCCATCCCATTACTATACTATACTTTGAAAGAACCGGATCCGGGGAAATGCTGGAGGTACGCTGGCAGGGACCCGGCATCAGCAAGCAGCTGATGCCCGGGACTGCCTTCAAAGAAAGTATCAGCATACCCAAGCCACCAACAGCACCTACTGCTGCTACTGCTACCGCAGTAGATTACCACAGTAACCTGATTAAATGGACCGACAACAGCAGCAACGAAAGCAGCTTTGAGGTTTTCAGGAGTACCTCTAACACAGGACCTTATGTGCTGGTAAAGAAAACAGCCGCCAATGCCACACAGTATCAGGATGCAGACCTTGCCTCAGCAACTAAATACTTTTATAAAGTACGTGCGGCAGGCAGTACGGGAGAGTCAGATTTTGCAGGTAAGGGCAGCGACGGCACCTGGATCAATGCGACTACTAAATCAGCTACAGGTACCCTAACCGCACCAAACACACTTACTGTAAGCCGTAAAAGCAGCACGAGTGTTTTACTTAGCTGGAAAGACAATTCCGGCAACGAGGAAGGTTTCGAAGTATACCGGAACGATGTGCTGATAAGCCAGGTGAACAACAACATTATCAGCTATCTGGACGAAAGCGCAAGCGGCACCACCACACATACCTACAAAGTCAGGGCTTACAACAGCAGCGGCACCTCAGGCTGGAGCAATGCAGTAAATCTGGGGCTTCAGGATCATGGTAACAATAAGGCTCCTGTTATTGCAGGCTTCCCCGGTGTGGTTGTTGCACCGGAGGGTACCACCACAGAAGTACACTTCGATCTGTCCGACCCAAATGGCGATGCACTTACCCTCATCAGCAGGTACCTGCCCCAATTTGCCAGCATTGAGAAAGTGAGTAGCACCAAAGCTAAGGTTGTAGTAAATCCCACGGTAAAACACATTGGTTACTATACCGGTATCCAGTTTACTGCCACCGATGGATCACTGGAAACAGATGTCAGCTTTAACATAAACGTAAAAAACAGTGAGAAAACAGCCACCTATATCAACTTTACCTATACCCATCCGGAGCTGGCGCCAAAACCCTGGAACAACACCAATGTTTTTGCTGGTTCTGCAAATAAGATCATTCCCGGCAACAAGAACCTGCTGGATGAAAATGGCAAAAGCACTAATTATTACCTGACCCTGGTCCAACCATTTTCAGGTAATAAATCCTATGGCGAAAGCAGCCTGGACAACACAGGCCTGTACCCGAACGCAGTTAGTAAATCTGCATACATCATCAATCCGGGTAAAACTGCACAATTTAAAATATCGGGCCTGAAGGCCAGCCTGCGTTACAACCTGGTTTTTTACGGCAGCAGCATCTACAAGAGCAACAATGGCACAACCAAATATACCGTAGGTTCCGAAACTGTAATGCTGGATGTGCAGAGCAATAGTGATAAAACTGTACAGATCAATGGCCTTAAAGCCGATGCCAATGGTGAAGTATGGGTAACTGTAACGGGCAGCAGTAATGCCACAAAGGGTGGTTACCTGAATGCCATGGTTATAGAACAATACGACGACAACGGGCTGGTGCTGCGGCCGGGCAGATTAACAGCCCAGGCTGTTTCAAAAACACAGATAGACCTTAGCTGGACCGATAATTCTTACCAGGAAACAGGTTTTGAGATCTGGAGACGAACCCTCCCCTCCGGCAGCTTTGCAAAAATTGCGACCAATGCAGCGAATACCACTCTTTATTCAGACAAGGGCTTAGCGGAGAACACGGGCTATGAGTACCGCATCAGGGCTGCGAGCGGCACCAAATTCTCGGCCTACAGCGAAATAAAACAAAGTGCTACGCTGCAGTATGAGGTATATCTGAATATGAACAAAGACAGCCAGACAAAAGCTGAACTGCCCTGGAATAACCTGACCAAACTCCCGGTTACCGGCAATGCCTGGTATAACCTGAAAGATGCCAGTGCGCAAAGCACCTATCTCAACTTTAAGCTACTGGAAGGTTTTGACGGAAGCAACAATTTCGGGCCTGATGCAAAAGGACTGGGTATTTATCCCGACCGGGTGATCAAGAGCTTCTACTTTAATGAGGTGGGCTCTGTAGCCTACATACGCGTGTATGGACTGAATCCTGATCTGATCTATAACTTCCGCTTTTTTGCTTCCACAGCATTTGGTACAGAAAACGGGGTGAGCGAATACAGGATAGGAAACAAGAAAGTAACGCTGGATGCACAGTCGAACCTGAAGAATACCGCAGTGATTAGAGACATAGAAGCGACGGGTGGAGATGTGATCATAGAGGTTGAAGCCGGTGAATTTGCCCGTTATGGTTACCTGACAGCACTGGTGATCGAAGCACGTGATGGCAGCCGTGAAGCAGCCGGTGCAAGTGCTAACACAACCAAAACCGAAGAAATGATCACCAGTGCAAGAGTAGCAGAGGACCAGCCGGTGGTGCAGGAGACACTTGTTTACCCCAACCCAACCAATGGTATCCTATTTGTGAGTCATACAGCCTCTGGAGAAAGTGCATGTTTACTACAGGTAACCGACCTTAGAGGTAAGACAATTTATAGCCAGGAGGTTAGAACGGAAAAAGGAGATAATACTTTCTTCATCGACTTAAGCAACAGCGGAATAGACAAAGGCATCTATATCCTTAGAATTCAGTCTGATGCGGCAGAAAGCAGATTTGTCAGGTTCATTAAGCACTAA
- a CDS encoding glycosyl transferase group 1 (COG0438 Glycosyltransferase) — MEIVALELVRQLQKMDKQNEYVIFAKDDVDDACLSETDNFKIKKLPAYTYADWEQIKLPMAVKDARLDFLHSTCNTSSIVQPVPLLLTVHDVIYLEKVDFNGTAYQNFGNLYRRFVVPKVVRKSEMVFTVSNFERETILESLKLPEDRVRVVYNAISSKFNTNYAAEELKTFKEKYGLPVQFILFLGNTAPKKNTFRVIQAFSEYCRAEKSPIPMVILDCTPALVQEMLEKIGHKELLSNFIFPGYVTPDEMPLIYNAATLFLYPSLRESFGLPILEAMACATPVITSNTSSMPEVAGGAALLVDPFDHQQISEGIYKILSDSSLRHSMVENGRERASKFTWEASAASLLNFYDSMPRRSLN; from the coding sequence ATGGAAATAGTTGCCCTGGAGCTGGTACGCCAGCTGCAAAAGATGGATAAGCAGAATGAGTATGTGATATTCGCTAAAGATGATGTGGATGATGCCTGTTTATCTGAAACAGACAACTTCAAAATAAAAAAACTGCCTGCGTATACTTATGCCGACTGGGAGCAGATAAAGCTGCCTATGGCTGTAAAAGACGCAAGGCTTGATTTTTTGCATTCCACCTGTAATACTTCTTCTATTGTACAGCCAGTCCCTTTGCTGCTAACCGTGCATGATGTGATCTACCTGGAGAAGGTAGATTTCAATGGAACTGCTTATCAGAACTTTGGCAATTTATATCGGAGGTTTGTAGTACCAAAGGTGGTTCGTAAGAGCGAAATGGTGTTTACTGTTTCTAATTTTGAGAGAGAAACCATACTTGAGAGCCTTAAACTGCCTGAAGACAGGGTAAGGGTGGTCTATAATGCCATCAGCAGTAAGTTCAATACCAACTATGCTGCAGAAGAGCTGAAAACCTTCAAAGAAAAATATGGGTTGCCCGTTCAGTTTATTCTTTTTTTGGGCAATACTGCCCCCAAGAAGAATACCTTTCGGGTTATACAGGCTTTTTCAGAATACTGTCGTGCTGAAAAAAGCCCCATTCCGATGGTGATCCTGGATTGTACCCCCGCCCTAGTGCAGGAAATGCTGGAGAAGATCGGGCATAAGGAGCTGCTCTCCAATTTTATCTTTCCAGGCTATGTTACGCCAGATGAGATGCCCCTGATCTATAATGCAGCAACACTTTTCCTGTATCCTTCCTTGCGTGAAAGTTTTGGGCTGCCCATACTGGAAGCAATGGCATGTGCTACGCCTGTGATTACCTCCAATACCTCATCAATGCCTGAGGTTGCGGGTGGTGCAGCATTACTGGTTGACCCATTTGACCATCAGCAAATTTCTGAGGGTATTTACAAAATCCTTAGCGATAGCAGCCTACGCCATAGTATGGTGGAAAACGGAAGAGAAAGAGCTTCAAAATTTACCTGGGAGGCGTCTGCGGCATCTCTGCTGAACTTTTATGATAGTATGCCCAGAAGGAGTTTGAACTAA
- a CDS encoding family 2 glycosyl transferase (COG0463 Glycosyltransferases involved in cell wall biogenesis), which yields MRNNVTIITPCFNENVTVIAFLHELVDVVKNLPFHFTIVVVDDASTDNTQALLQEFEPVAKNVTMQILKLKYNAGHQGAIYQGLLFARHLDCEKFIVMDSDGEDDPEAIKELVFIDDYKIVNVIRGRRKENFTFRFSYHIYKIIFNIITGRVMNFGNYCMIDKDILQSATSTSFIHFAAYLSKHRVQPKKIIYNRRKRIDGKSKMNLTSLVHHAFKSFIEYAEDFLMIFLKLFLFIAVVFIGMIGYVIYKKIFTNEAILGWASTLSASLFTTAIICLGFFVIGILLLNILAKNKTANNEIYINMSSNRIKKQQSSDNMLEEV from the coding sequence ATGAGAAATAACGTTACTATAATTACTCCCTGTTTTAATGAGAATGTCACTGTAATCGCATTTCTTCATGAACTGGTAGACGTAGTAAAAAATCTGCCGTTCCATTTTACCATTGTTGTGGTAGATGATGCATCTACAGACAATACTCAGGCACTGCTTCAGGAATTTGAACCGGTTGCTAAAAACGTGACGATGCAAATACTAAAATTGAAGTATAATGCCGGTCACCAGGGAGCGATATACCAGGGATTACTTTTTGCGCGTCATCTTGATTGTGAAAAATTTATTGTGATGGATTCCGATGGAGAGGATGATCCTGAGGCAATCAAAGAACTTGTTTTTATTGACGATTATAAAATTGTAAATGTCATCAGGGGCAGAAGAAAGGAAAATTTCACCTTCAGGTTCTCCTACCATATCTATAAGATCATTTTCAATATAATTACCGGGCGGGTAATGAATTTTGGAAATTACTGCATGATTGATAAGGATATACTGCAAAGTGCAACCAGCACCTCCTTTATACATTTTGCAGCTTATCTTTCCAAACACCGGGTACAGCCAAAAAAAATCATTTATAACCGAAGGAAGCGTATTGATGGAAAATCAAAAATGAATTTAACAAGCTTGGTACATCATGCTTTTAAATCATTTATTGAATATGCCGAAGACTTCCTGATGATATTCCTGAAGCTCTTCCTCTTTATTGCCGTGGTGTTTATTGGAATGATCGGGTATGTGATTTATAAGAAGATCTTTACCAACGAAGCGATACTAGGCTGGGCAAGTACTCTTTCTGCCAGTTTGTTTACTACAGCCATTATCTGCCTTGGCTTTTTTGTAATTGGTATACTACTGTTAAATATTCTTGCAAAGAATAAGACAGCCAATAATGAGATTTACATTAACATGAGTAGTAACAGAATCAAAAAGCAGCAGAGCAGCGATAACATGCTGGAAGAGGTATAG
- a CDS encoding GtrA-like protein (COG2246 Predicted membrane protein), translating to MLKRFFDSALIKFALAGVVNTLADYSVYYFVAYYIFDADGHNIAKGVGAAIGITSAFILNSLWVFRQNFMSEYGLRHTRGRKRMYVATSFGKMFLTYSIGMALNIFSFSVLYQSGRFPEIVCLVAATAVSMVFNFVFTKKLVYSTKISRR from the coding sequence ATGCTTAAGAGATTTTTTGATTCTGCGCTCATAAAGTTCGCACTGGCAGGGGTGGTAAATACTCTTGCCGACTATTCTGTATATTATTTTGTAGCGTATTATATATTTGATGCCGACGGCCACAATATAGCAAAAGGAGTAGGGGCAGCCATTGGCATAACATCGGCCTTTATCTTAAACTCACTTTGGGTTTTCAGACAGAATTTTATGTCAGAGTATGGCTTGCGACATACCAGGGGTCGCAAAAGAATGTATGTTGCTACCAGCTTTGGTAAAATGTTCCTGACCTATTCCATTGGTATGGCTCTTAATATTTTTAGCTTTTCTGTACTGTATCAATCAGGACGTTTTCCTGAAATAGTCTGTTTAGTTGCAGCAACAGCAGTATCTATGGTTTTTAACTTTGTTTTCACCAAAAAGCTAGTGTATAGCACAAAAATTAGCAGGAGGTAG
- a CDS encoding acyltransferase 3 (COG3594 Fucose 4-O-acetylase and related acetyltransferases): MQKFFTLSANQNNRLAWMDYAKGIAIIMVVVRHVTKGMDLSGIVIDETVLEVIHHVGLTFRMPLFFLLSGIFFRMSIAKRSQTGYVLHKSKTILYPYLIWAFIITTLQLIMSGYVNANVDAWTYLSIIIAPASHWWFLVALFNVSVLYLVMYKIFRGQQLLLFAIGLIFYYLSPYLANISVVFHIFRLFIFFVAGDIISKAILNKDNYVKLASPRLLLLFILLAIAGEWVLFQETWRDQPTLLLLFAFTGSCAIIWTSYRLSIIKSGYLSVIRTIGQHSLYVYLLHSVVGAAIRILFVYGFGIDLFWVILPVSILFSLIMPIYLYRFCTNFGFWFLFSPETAVKQRVEAPVKQPSLNPIINS; the protein is encoded by the coding sequence ATGCAGAAATTTTTTACTCTCTCAGCTAACCAGAACAACCGACTTGCCTGGATGGATTATGCCAAAGGAATTGCCATTATCATGGTGGTTGTGCGGCATGTAACGAAAGGAATGGACCTGTCAGGCATAGTGATTGATGAAACTGTTCTGGAGGTAATTCACCATGTAGGCCTCACCTTTAGAATGCCCCTGTTTTTTCTGCTTAGTGGCATCTTCTTTAGAATGAGCATTGCCAAGCGTTCTCAGACTGGCTATGTCTTACACAAAAGCAAAACCATTCTATATCCTTACCTCATCTGGGCTTTCATTATCACCACGCTACAGCTGATCATGAGTGGTTATGTGAATGCAAATGTGGATGCATGGACCTATCTTTCCATCATTATCGCACCCGCCAGCCACTGGTGGTTTTTAGTGGCGCTGTTCAATGTATCTGTGCTCTACCTGGTGATGTATAAAATATTCAGGGGACAACAACTTTTACTATTTGCCATTGGTCTTATATTTTATTACCTGTCTCCATACCTGGCCAATATTTCCGTAGTGTTTCATATTTTCAGGCTTTTCATCTTTTTTGTTGCCGGTGATATTATCTCCAAAGCCATTCTGAATAAAGATAACTATGTGAAACTGGCCTCTCCCCGGCTACTGCTTCTATTCATCCTACTGGCCATTGCAGGCGAGTGGGTGCTTTTTCAGGAGACCTGGCGCGATCAGCCAACGCTACTGTTACTCTTTGCCTTTACCGGCAGCTGTGCCATTATCTGGACCTCTTACAGACTATCTATCATAAAGTCAGGTTATCTGTCAGTTATCAGAACTATAGGTCAGCACTCCCTCTATGTATACCTGCTGCACAGTGTGGTAGGTGCCGCCATTAGAATTCTTTTTGTTTATGGTTTCGGAATAGATCTCTTTTGGGTTATACTACCTGTCAGTATTTTGTTTAGCCTTATCATGCCTATTTATCTGTATAGATTCTGTACAAATTTTGGGTTCTGGTTCCTCTTCTCTCCTGAAACTGCCGTGAAACAACGCGTAGAGGCACCGGTAAAACAACCTTCGCTCAACCCTATTATAAACAGCTAA